ctcaggaatccgaatctgcaagcaaaataattccatctatgaaattgatcgagttatcgccaattaatcgatcgaaaaagtgaaaaatcaaagatacctcgatggaatcttacgccagctcaatttcattgacggcgttgtgtttatcacgcaattttacgtaagaaaagcgtcctggaattattctgagggatactccacgtttttgccgaaaaaaacagtaagcctacagtcttggaattttctcacaatctgcgatgaaagcacagatttttttttgaagggtttctcacgctatcctcatgtattttgatctcaggaatccgaatctgcaagcaaaataattccatctatgaaattgatcgagttatcgccaattaatcgatcgaaaaagtgaaaaatcaaagaattctcgatgggatcttacgccagctcaatttcattgacggcgttgtgtttatcatgcaattttacgtaggaaaagcgtcctggaattattctgagggatactccacgtttttgccgaaaaaaacagtaagcctacagtcttggaattttctcacaatctgcgatgaaagcacagatttttttttgaagggtttctcacgctatcctcatgtattttgatctcaggaatccgaatctgcaagcaaaataattccatctatgaaattgatcgagttatcgccaattaatcgatcgaaaaagtgaaaaatcaaagatatctcgatgggatcttacgccagctcaatttcattgacggcgttgtgtttatcatgcaattttacgtaggaaaagcgtcctggaattattctgagggatactccacgtttttgccgaaaaaaacagtaagcctacagtcttggaattttctcacaatctgcgatgaaagcacagatttttttttgaagggtttctcacgctatcctcatgtattttgatctcaggaatccgaatctgcaagcaaaataattccatctatgaaattgatcgagttatcgccaattaatcgatcgaaaaagtgaaaaatcaaagaattctcgatgggatcttacgccagctcaatttcattgacggcgttgtgtttatcatgcaattttacgtaggaaaagcgtcctggaattattctgagggatactccacgtttttgccgaaaaaaacagtaagcctacagtcttggaattttctcacaatctgcgatgaaagcacagatttttttttgaagggtttctcacgctatcctcatgtattttgatctcaggaatccgaatctgcaagcaaaataattccatctatgaaattgatcgagttatcgccaattaatcgatcgaaaaagtgaaaaatcaaagatatctcgatgggatcttacgccagctcaatttcattgacggcgtcttgttcgatacgcttttttacgtagAAAAAGCGTCCAGGAATTATTCTgagggatactccacgtttttgccgaaacaaacagtaagcctatagccttggaattttctcacaatctgagatgaaagcacagatttttagTGTAGGTCTCCAAGTCTCCAGCTGATTTGCATTTCATATCCtaaggaaggagagaaatatttttaatattatttagaAACCAAGGCATATCTTGAACTTTGAAAGGGGTTTAAAAGTAGGGCTACCATGGGTTGTGGAATGTTTGCAGTTCTTGAAATGATACATGTACTAGGAAGTatgatttctctttctcaaactCTCTGTGTCGTTTCTAGAAGCAGAGCAACAACATGCTTGTGGTGGGCAGCTGGACCTTGCCCAGCGACACACTGGCAGTGACTTTCCGCCAAGGTACACAggggtgtaataataacatctgaCGTATACCGCAAGCACTCTgtcgtttcagctttgcatTCTTCCCTGGGACAAATACAGTTCGATCTGGAAGAATGGAACGAATAGCAGTGGTCAACGCTTTCAgtattcatttcaaaaaacaaccaagtaTGATAAGACTCTTCTATAGATCGAATCCAATGTTCTAGCCGTCAGTCTAGCCCCTCTGCTCTTGAGGATGCACTTTGATTCTTCTACTCCGAAATGGTGACATTTACTTCCAGTAGTATTCACTgccgaaacaaataaaaatcaactaaATAAGCACCATACAGAAACTGTCACTGACTGAGCCTCAACGTCGTTCATTCGAATAAAGCACACCGCATGCCGGATGTTGGAAGATCATACCTTTACTAATTGTATAATTGAGTGTCAGCACGCATAGGAATCTCATCTGGTGCAAACGTCTGGGAGCTGTCATACAATCGTTAGAGTAGAGGTTGAGCATTCGCAAAATAACGTGATATACTCGCAGTGCCATACCgttgattttcaaacgattcctgaaaacaaatcaattattatttcacatgCTGAACAATTTCGCAAGACTCACTCAATGCACTGCTGTATAAATAATCTTTATTCGTCCGAATATACTATTAATTAACCCGTTTTAATTAATATCTGCTCTGCCAATTTGATTCATGTTCAATCCGGCGGCGGGGTCCATTTTGAACTTAGGGGACTAtgcgcaaacgttagtaactcgtcgaaataggAGACGAGTTTGCTCCGAGCTTTTTTGCGGCTTCCTATTGGTTCCAGGCGCCAAAAAGCATGATGGCGCCGGGCAACTAATAGGAAGCCGCGAAAAAACTCGGAGCTTAAAGTCGTCTgctatttcgacgagttactaacgtttgcgtaTAGTCTCCTGATTCCCTGGCTCCTCACTCATCatattctcctgataccaaaattcatttttcgacgtctaATTTTCGCCCCGGCGACTCGAAAATCAGCCATATCTACGATTTTGCCCAGCGTCGAACCTTACGACCAAGACTTCTTACGACTTTATTGCGAGACTCTCTGCACAGAATTcaaggaaatatgaaaatataccatggtttatcattaaatattgtataaatccagtaaattgataaataaaacatttctttaATGATGTATTCTCCGATGAGACGAACACGGCGGCGGTCATTCACACACccgaacgtatattataccgtcACTCTGGTATTATTTGCGGATTCGTTCTCTCTTCACGAGCAGTTGTACCTTCATCAATATTATGTTGCGCTTCATTTCGTGTTGATCAGATAAAACGTACAAATGATAACTAATTAATAAACTATCGATTTCAAGGAGCTTTTCGGTGAGGGTTGGAAATGAATTCCAACACGTTATTGAGAATATTACATGGATTTattcagataaaaaaatgtcCTCTTACAACAGATGCGTTAgacaataaaatttata
This region of Athalia rosae chromosome 7, iyAthRosa1.1, whole genome shotgun sequence genomic DNA includes:
- the LOC125501784 gene encoding uncharacterized protein LOC125501784, which produces MQSYKSLEQTDLNDPRNRLKINGMALRVYHVILRMLNLYSNDCMTAPRRLHQMRFLCVLTLNYTISKVNTTGSKCHHFGVEESKCILKSRGARLTARTLDSIYRRVLSYLIELYLSQGRMQS